A window from Streptomyces sp. NBC_00335 encodes these proteins:
- a CDS encoding WhiB family transcriptional regulator, producing MSMNTTDTDTVTAVPAWYELALCAQTGPGFFFPEPGSSLRDAKRLCGACEGRKPCLDYAMANDERFGVWGGLSEAERQALRRRP from the coding sequence ATGTCGATGAACACCACCGATACCGATACCGTCACCGCCGTACCGGCCTGGTACGAGCTCGCCCTCTGCGCCCAGACGGGCCCGGGCTTCTTCTTCCCGGAGCCCGGCTCCTCGCTGCGCGACGCGAAGCGGCTGTGCGGGGCCTGCGAGGGCCGCAAACCCTGCCTGGACTACGCCATGGCCAACGACGAACGCTTCGGCGTCTGGGGCGGCCTGTCCGAAGCCGAACGCCAGGCCCTGCGCCGACGACCCTGA
- a CDS encoding alpha/beta hydrolase — translation MASLLSTTLNITARVAPGPVGRVAFALFVRPLGRPKVKPGEVEVMARAVTGRLVVDGIPVTTYRWGDGDRPVLIVHGWTSRASRFAGFVEALLAEGRTVVSFDAPGHGASGGRATTILRQREIIRQLHARYGEFSAVLAHSFGVVSTFFALRDGIRADRIAGIGAIADFDFLAARFRAMLGVNQAVEDAMRRHIQRRLFPAEPGIWPRFDACHHPEEIPSEILLVHDADDDTAAPTQSRDLAAAYGERARLIETSGLGHRRILLDPQVIATTVEFLNTTPSQTRAAGPAETAGATR, via the coding sequence ATGGCTTCACTCCTGAGCACGACCCTCAACATCACCGCCCGGGTCGCCCCGGGCCCCGTCGGGCGGGTGGCGTTCGCGCTGTTCGTGCGGCCGCTCGGCCGGCCGAAGGTGAAGCCGGGCGAAGTGGAGGTCATGGCCCGGGCCGTGACCGGCCGGCTCGTCGTGGACGGGATACCCGTGACCACGTACCGCTGGGGCGACGGCGACCGGCCGGTTCTCATCGTGCACGGCTGGACCTCGCGCGCCTCGCGCTTCGCCGGGTTCGTCGAGGCGCTGCTGGCCGAGGGCCGGACCGTGGTCTCCTTCGACGCACCTGGGCACGGCGCGTCCGGCGGCCGGGCCACCACCATCCTCCGGCAGCGCGAGATCATCCGCCAACTGCACGCACGGTACGGGGAGTTCTCGGCCGTCCTGGCCCACTCCTTCGGGGTGGTGTCCACCTTCTTCGCGCTGCGGGACGGGATCCGGGCCGACCGGATCGCCGGCATCGGCGCCATCGCGGACTTCGACTTCCTCGCCGCGCGGTTCCGGGCGATGCTGGGCGTGAACCAGGCCGTCGAGGACGCCATGCGGCGCCACATCCAGCGTCGGCTCTTCCCGGCCGAGCCCGGCATCTGGCCCCGCTTCGACGCGTGCCACCACCCCGAGGAGATCCCCTCGGAGATCCTGCTCGTGCACGACGCGGACGACGACACCGCGGCCCCCACCCAGTCCCGCGACCTCGCGGCGGCCTACGGGGAGCGGGCCCGCCTGATCGAGACGAGCGGACTCGGTCACCGCCGCATCCTCCTCGACCCACAAGTCATCGCGACGACTGTGGAGTTCCTGAACACGACCCCGTCGCAGACCCGTGCGGCGGGCCCGGCCGAGACCGCGGGAGCCACCCGATGA
- a CDS encoding YciI family protein, protein MFVMELTYTAPVEAVEEEMDAHIAWLDGYYAAGIFLASGRKVPRDGGMILAGGVSRAEIERIAAEDPFTVAGVCAYRITEFLATKTSADLATVRESPVV, encoded by the coding sequence ATGTTCGTCATGGAGCTCACCTACACCGCGCCCGTAGAAGCCGTCGAAGAAGAGATGGACGCGCACATCGCCTGGCTGGACGGCTACTACGCGGCCGGCATCTTCCTCGCCTCGGGCCGCAAGGTTCCGCGCGACGGGGGCATGATCCTGGCCGGCGGGGTCTCCCGCGCGGAGATCGAGAGGATCGCGGCCGAGGACCCCTTCACCGTGGCGGGCGTCTGCGCCTACCGCATCACCGAGTTCCTCGCGACGAAGACGTCCGCGGACCTGGCGACGGTGCGGGAGAGCCCGGTGGTGTAG
- a CDS encoding saccharopine dehydrogenase family protein, with product MNAAVRHEPRTAEREYDLVLFGATGFVGALTAEYLAAHAPADCRWALAGRDLAKLERLRERLTALDPRCADLPLLRADAQDAAATRELAASTRVLATTVGPYVWYGAPLVAACAAAGTDYLDLTGEPEFVDRMYVEHDARARESGARIVHACGFDSVPADLGAYFTVGQLPAGVPLTVDAFVRSNALFSGGTFTTVLTALGRGPQNLAAARARRMHEPRLLGRRVRVPVGAPRFSRETGTWALPMPVLDVQVVARSAAALERYGPDFRYRHYASVRHLPVAVGGTAAVGGLAALAQIPPVRQWLAGRWEPGQGPDAERRARSWFSVRFVGEGGGRRVFTEVSGGDPGYGETAKMFAESALCLAYDALPELSGQLTTAVAMGDALLDRLRKAGIRFRVAASD from the coding sequence ATGAACGCAGCTGTCCGGCACGAACCACGCACCGCGGAACGGGAGTACGACCTCGTGCTCTTCGGCGCGACCGGGTTCGTGGGGGCGCTGACCGCCGAGTACCTCGCGGCGCACGCCCCCGCGGACTGCCGCTGGGCCCTCGCCGGCCGGGACCTCGCGAAGCTGGAGCGGCTGCGCGAGCGGCTGACCGCCCTCGACCCGCGCTGCGCGGACCTGCCGCTGCTGCGCGCCGACGCCCAGGACGCCGCGGCGACGCGCGAACTGGCCGCCTCCACCCGGGTACTGGCCACGACCGTGGGGCCGTACGTCTGGTACGGGGCCCCGCTGGTGGCGGCCTGCGCCGCGGCGGGCACCGACTACCTGGACCTGACCGGCGAGCCGGAGTTCGTGGACCGCATGTACGTCGAGCACGACGCCCGGGCCCGCGAGAGCGGCGCCCGCATCGTGCACGCCTGCGGCTTCGACTCCGTCCCGGCCGACCTCGGGGCGTACTTCACGGTCGGCCAACTGCCGGCCGGGGTTCCGCTGACCGTGGACGCCTTCGTGCGCTCCAACGCCCTGTTCTCGGGCGGCACCTTCACCACCGTGCTGACCGCGCTGGGCCGCGGACCGCAGAACCTGGCCGCCGCCCGCGCGCGCCGGATGCACGAGCCCCGGCTGCTGGGCCGTCGGGTACGGGTGCCCGTGGGCGCGCCGCGCTTCAGCCGGGAGACCGGGACCTGGGCCCTGCCCATGCCCGTCCTGGACGTCCAGGTCGTGGCCCGTTCGGCGGCGGCGCTGGAGCGGTACGGCCCGGACTTCCGCTACCGGCACTACGCCTCCGTACGGCACCTGCCCGTCGCGGTGGGCGGTACGGCGGCGGTCGGCGGGTTGGCCGCCCTCGCGCAGATCCCGCCGGTGCGCCAGTGGCTGGCGGGCCGCTGGGAGCCGGGCCAGGGCCCGGACGCGGAGCGGCGGGCACGCAGCTGGTTCAGCGTGCGGTTCGTGGGCGAGGGCGGCGGCCGCCGGGTGTTCACCGAGGTCTCGGGCGGCGACCCGGGGTACGGGGAGACCGCGAAGATGTTCGCGGAGTCCGCGCTCTGCCTCGCCTACGACGCCCTGCCCGAGCTCTCCGGCCAGCTGACCACCGCCGTCGCGATGGGCGACGCCCTGCTGGACCGGCTCCGGAAGGCGGGCATCCGCTTCCGGGTGGCGGCCTCCGACTGA
- a CDS encoding acyl-ACP desaturase, whose product MTITSPHLGSSEAWTDAKLLFALEEVVEKELNRHLTATKDWMPHEYVPWSDGRNFPGFFEDGEAWDPAQSKVTEIGKIALVVNLLTEDNLPSYHHEIASLFGRNGAWGTWVHRWTAEEGRHGIVMRDYLLASRAVDPDKLEAFRMQHMSEGFESDNRHSMLHSVAYVAFQELATRISHRNTGHQSGDPVCDRMLARIAQDENLHMIFYRNLLGAAFEIAPDLTMQAVRDVVVDFRMPGHGMPGFERMAAQMAIGGVYNLRIHHDDVLSPVIRFLKIMDIDGLGPDGQKAQEELGLFMNGLDSEARKFDERLAARAARIAARKA is encoded by the coding sequence GTGACGATCACCTCTCCCCACCTCGGCAGCTCGGAGGCGTGGACGGACGCCAAGCTGCTGTTCGCGCTGGAAGAAGTGGTCGAGAAGGAGCTCAACCGCCATCTGACGGCCACCAAGGACTGGATGCCCCACGAGTACGTCCCGTGGAGCGACGGCCGCAACTTCCCCGGATTCTTCGAGGACGGCGAGGCCTGGGACCCGGCGCAGTCCAAGGTCACCGAGATCGGCAAGATCGCGCTCGTCGTGAACCTGCTGACCGAGGACAACCTCCCCAGCTACCACCACGAGATCGCCTCGCTTTTCGGCCGCAACGGCGCCTGGGGCACCTGGGTGCACCGCTGGACCGCCGAGGAGGGCCGCCACGGCATCGTGATGCGTGACTACCTGCTGGCCTCGCGCGCCGTGGACCCGGACAAGCTCGAAGCATTCCGGATGCAGCACATGTCGGAGGGGTTCGAGTCCGACAACCGCCACTCGATGCTGCACTCCGTGGCGTACGTGGCCTTCCAGGAGCTCGCGACCCGCATCTCCCACCGCAACACCGGCCACCAGTCCGGTGACCCGGTCTGCGACCGCATGCTGGCCCGCATCGCGCAGGACGAGAACCTGCACATGATCTTCTACCGCAACCTGCTGGGCGCGGCCTTCGAGATCGCCCCGGACCTGACGATGCAGGCCGTGCGCGACGTCGTGGTCGACTTCCGGATGCCCGGACACGGGATGCCCGGCTTCGAGCGGATGGCCGCGCAGATGGCGATCGGCGGGGTCTACAACCTGCGGATCCACCACGACGACGTGCTGAGCCCCGTGATCCGCTTCCTGAAGATCATGGACATCGACGGCCTCGGCCCCGACGGGCAGAAGGCCCAGGAAGAGCTCGGTCTCTTCATGAACGGCCTGGACTCCGAGGCCCGCAAGTTCGACGAGCGGCTGGCCGCCCGCGCAGCCCGCATCGCGGCCCGCAAGGCCTGA
- a CDS encoding ATP-binding protein, translated as MTGTLRGLRSVHEIRQAPPGAEKLSYSIGLPGGAHCAGSARGALRSLLDRHGLPDLCDTAALAASELVACAYRFTPDKEMVLKVRWQFDALRIVVFDQHPAHSSPEASEECRRRRSRGMWLLEAVVESCGGDWGLTPVLTPMGGTKSWALLPMPR; from the coding sequence ATGACGGGCACTCTCCGTGGCCTGCGGTCCGTCCACGAGATCCGGCAGGCCCCGCCAGGGGCGGAGAAACTGAGCTACTCCATAGGCCTGCCGGGCGGCGCCCACTGTGCGGGCAGCGCCCGTGGCGCGCTGCGGTCCCTGCTCGACCGGCACGGACTGCCCGACCTGTGCGACACCGCGGCCCTCGCCGCCTCCGAACTCGTGGCCTGCGCCTACCGGTTCACGCCCGACAAGGAGATGGTGCTCAAAGTCCGCTGGCAGTTCGACGCGCTGCGGATCGTCGTCTTCGACCAGCACCCCGCGCATTCCTCGCCCGAGGCGAGCGAGGAATGCCGGCGCCGGCGCAGCCGCGGGATGTGGCTGCTCGAGGCGGTGGTCGAGTCCTGCGGCGGGGACTGGGGACTCACCCCGGTGCTCACCCCGATGGGAGGCACCAAGTCATGGGCGTTACTGCCCATGCCGCGTTAG
- a CDS encoding helix-turn-helix domain-containing protein, translated as MPPRSTPTARQQRLGSELRKLREQSGMSVQQAAALMGVDRTRIPNIESGRIAIGAERVRTLAFNYDCPDTGLVDLLASMAQERDKGWWEQHRGMLPPALLDICELEHHSVELHTAVTTHIPGLLQTEAHARAVFDTADPPLPEPDLQARLALRMHRQQVFAREAPPLYEAVVHEAALRMQFGGPKVARAQLEHILEQSERARTTVRVIPFTAGGFPGAGQSFTYAAATISELDTVQLDSSHGSMLLDSQMKLLRYRGLLERLRSLALPARDSRDFIRAIAQTL; from the coding sequence GTGCCACCGAGGAGTACGCCGACCGCGCGCCAGCAGCGCCTGGGCTCCGAGCTGCGCAAACTCCGCGAGCAGTCGGGCATGTCGGTGCAACAGGCGGCGGCGCTCATGGGGGTGGACCGCACCAGGATCCCCAACATCGAATCGGGCCGGATCGCGATCGGCGCCGAGCGCGTCCGCACCCTCGCCTTCAACTACGACTGCCCCGACACGGGGCTGGTCGACCTGCTCGCCTCGATGGCCCAGGAGCGCGACAAGGGATGGTGGGAGCAGCACCGGGGAATGCTGCCGCCCGCACTCCTGGACATCTGCGAACTGGAGCACCACTCCGTCGAGTTGCATACCGCCGTGACCACGCACATACCCGGACTGCTGCAGACCGAGGCGCACGCACGGGCCGTTTTCGACACCGCCGACCCACCGCTGCCCGAACCCGACCTGCAGGCGCGGCTCGCCCTGCGGATGCACCGCCAGCAGGTGTTCGCGCGCGAGGCGCCGCCGCTGTACGAGGCGGTCGTGCACGAGGCGGCGCTGCGCATGCAGTTCGGCGGTCCGAAGGTGGCGCGGGCGCAGCTCGAACACATACTGGAACAGTCGGAGCGGGCCCGTACGACCGTGCGCGTGATTCCGTTCACCGCCGGCGGGTTCCCCGGCGCCGGCCAGTCCTTCACGTACGCGGCCGCCACGATCAGCGAGCTGGACACCGTGCAGCTGGACAGTTCGCACGGCTCGATGTTGCTGGATTCGCAGATGAAGCTGCTCCGCTACCGGGGCCTGCTGGAGCGGCTGCGCTCCCTGGCGCTGCCGGCCCGCGACTCCCGCGATTTCATCCGCGCCATCGCACAGACCCTCTGA
- a CDS encoding TetR/AcrR family transcriptional regulator, with protein sequence MADGRVERGNQTRRTVLERTMSIASVDGLEGLSLGKIATDLGLSKSGVFALFGSKEELQLATVHAARDVFVEQVVRPVRDEPAGLAKVWRLCESWLDYSGRRVFPGGCFFYSASAEFDSRPGPVRDEIAKTRGAWTRYIERMLDEARLAGGFSESAAADVDVVEQLAFEIIAMMELANAHSVLLEDTTAYDRAARGILARLRAATAAPEELPERPPVLVFPVAGFSAGDAPAVSLPAASAAPEG encoded by the coding sequence ATGGCAGACGGACGCGTGGAGCGCGGGAACCAGACCCGGCGGACGGTCCTGGAACGGACGATGAGCATCGCCTCGGTGGACGGCCTGGAAGGGCTGTCCCTGGGGAAGATCGCCACGGATCTGGGGCTGAGCAAGAGCGGCGTGTTCGCCCTCTTCGGTTCCAAGGAGGAGCTGCAGCTCGCCACCGTGCACGCCGCCCGGGACGTCTTCGTCGAGCAGGTCGTGCGGCCCGTACGGGACGAGCCCGCCGGGCTCGCCAAGGTGTGGCGGCTGTGCGAGAGCTGGCTCGACTACTCCGGCCGCCGGGTCTTCCCCGGCGGCTGCTTCTTCTACTCCGCCTCCGCCGAGTTCGATTCGCGCCCCGGGCCCGTCCGCGACGAGATCGCCAAGACCCGCGGTGCCTGGACGCGGTACATCGAGCGGATGCTCGACGAGGCCCGGCTGGCGGGCGGGTTCAGCGAGTCGGCCGCGGCCGACGTCGATGTCGTGGAGCAGCTGGCCTTCGAGATCATCGCGATGATGGAGCTGGCCAACGCGCACTCCGTACTGCTGGAGGACACCACGGCCTACGACCGGGCCGCGCGGGGCATCCTCGCCCGGCTGCGCGCGGCGACGGCCGCCCCGGAGGAACTCCCGGAGCGGCCGCCCGTACTCGTGTTCCCGGTCGCCGGTTTCTCCGCCGGCGACGCTCCGGCCGTCAGCCTCCCGGCCGCTTCGGCCGCGCCGGAGGGCTGA
- a CDS encoding ABC-F family ATP-binding cassette domain-containing protein translates to MSPAPTFITCSDLSFDWPDGTPVFEGFQLTVGPGRTGLIGRNGCGKSTLLKLITGELKPRDGQLAVSGTVGQLPQTVTFDTALRVDEALGVHTARAALHAIEAGEATEANFAAVGDDWDVEERALATLDQLGLGGIGLDRTAGELSGGECVLLRLAALLLSRPDVLLLDEPTNNLDLRARRRLYAAVESWSGVMLLVSHDRELLDRVDQIADLREGEVHWYGGNFTDYEEMLAAEQEAAERMVRVAEGDVQRQKRELAQAHAKLARRKRYGQKMFDTKREPKIVMGARKRAAQESAGKHRIMHTEKLAEAEERLDQAELAVRDDAEIRIELPATQVPPGRRVFTLSALHPVHGGAIPGEWELRGPERIALVGANGSGKTTLLRTIAGELAPLSGESVTHVPARFLPQRLDVLDDERSVVENVARFAPHATNNLIRARLARFLFRGAHADRPAGTLSGGERFRATLAALLLAEPAPQLLMLDEPTNNLDLASVRQLTDALDSYEGALVVASHDVPFLESIGITRWLLLDDGLRPTTAEEVRRSLWHG, encoded by the coding sequence ATGAGTCCTGCTCCCACCTTCATCACCTGCTCCGACCTGTCCTTCGACTGGCCCGACGGCACGCCCGTCTTCGAGGGGTTCCAGTTGACCGTCGGCCCCGGCCGTACCGGCCTGATCGGGCGCAACGGCTGCGGCAAGTCCACCCTGCTGAAACTCATCACGGGGGAACTGAAGCCGAGGGATGGCCAGTTGGCCGTATCCGGCACCGTCGGCCAGCTACCGCAGACCGTCACCTTCGACACCGCCCTCCGGGTGGACGAGGCGCTCGGGGTCCACACCGCCCGGGCCGCCCTGCACGCCATCGAGGCGGGTGAGGCGACCGAGGCGAACTTCGCGGCGGTCGGCGACGACTGGGACGTGGAGGAGCGCGCCCTCGCCACGCTCGACCAGCTCGGGCTCGGCGGGATCGGCCTGGACCGCACCGCCGGCGAACTGTCCGGCGGGGAGTGCGTGTTGCTCCGGCTGGCCGCTCTGCTGCTGAGCCGTCCGGACGTCCTCCTGCTGGACGAGCCCACCAACAACCTCGACCTGCGGGCCCGGCGCCGGCTGTACGCGGCCGTCGAATCCTGGTCCGGGGTGATGCTCCTGGTCAGCCACGACCGGGAGCTGCTGGACCGGGTCGACCAGATCGCCGACCTGCGCGAAGGAGAAGTCCACTGGTACGGCGGCAACTTCACGGACTACGAGGAGATGCTCGCGGCCGAGCAGGAGGCGGCCGAGCGCATGGTCCGGGTCGCGGAGGGCGACGTACAGCGACAGAAGCGCGAACTGGCGCAGGCGCACGCCAAACTGGCCCGGCGCAAGCGGTACGGCCAGAAGATGTTCGACACCAAGCGCGAGCCGAAGATCGTCATGGGTGCCCGCAAGCGTGCGGCCCAGGAGTCGGCGGGCAAGCACCGCATCATGCACACCGAGAAGCTGGCGGAAGCGGAGGAGCGCCTCGACCAGGCGGAGCTGGCGGTGCGCGACGACGCCGAGATCCGGATCGAACTGCCCGCCACCCAGGTGCCGCCGGGCCGCCGCGTGTTCACCCTGAGCGCCTTGCACCCGGTCCACGGCGGCGCGATCCCGGGCGAGTGGGAGCTGCGCGGTCCGGAGCGGATCGCGCTGGTGGGGGCCAACGGCTCGGGCAAGACCACCCTGCTGCGCACGATCGCGGGGGAACTGGCCCCGCTGTCGGGCGAGTCGGTGACCCATGTCCCGGCCCGGTTCCTGCCGCAGCGGCTCGACGTACTGGACGACGAGCGCTCGGTCGTGGAGAACGTGGCGCGGTTCGCTCCGCACGCGACGAACAACCTGATCCGGGCGCGGCTCGCGCGCTTCCTGTTCCGGGGTGCGCATGCGGACCGGCCGGCCGGCACGCTGTCGGGCGGCGAGCGGTTCCGGGCGACGCTGGCGGCGCTGCTGCTCGCGGAGCCGGCCCCGCAGCTGCTCATGCTGGACGAGCCGACGAACAACCTGGACCTGGCGAGCGTACGGCAGTTGACCGATGCCCTGGATTCCTACGAGGGGGCGCTCGTGGTGGCCAGCCATGACGTGCCGTTCCTGGAATCGATCGGCATCACGCGGTGGCTGCTGCTCGACGACGGGCTGCGGCCGACGACGGCCGAGGAGGTCCGCCGGTCGCTGTGGCACGGGTGA
- a CDS encoding SsgA family sporulation/cell division regulator, with translation MITVIEQAVQARLVATAPKVDTVPVTLCYDRSDPFAVRMAFPAPATLEGIEVSWTFSRELLESGLVRPSGHGDVRVRPYDADRTTVEFHAPEGVAIVLMVTTELRRFLERASTIVPPGLEHLYLDMDQSLADLMRGSC, from the coding sequence TTGATCACTGTCATCGAGCAGGCCGTGCAGGCCCGACTGGTCGCCACCGCACCGAAGGTCGACACCGTACCGGTCACGCTCTGCTACGACCGGTCGGATCCCTTCGCCGTCCGGATGGCCTTCCCCGCGCCGGCGACCCTGGAGGGCATCGAGGTCTCGTGGACCTTCTCCCGGGAGCTGCTGGAGTCCGGGCTGGTCCGCCCGTCCGGCCACGGGGACGTGCGCGTGCGCCCGTACGACGCCGACCGGACCACCGTGGAGTTCCACGCCCCCGAGGGGGTCGCGATCGTGCTGATGGTGACGACCGAGCTGCGCCGCTTCCTGGAGCGGGCCTCCACGATCGTGCCGCCCGGCCTGGAACACCTGTACCTCGACATGGACCAGAGCCTCGCGGATCTGATGCGCGGCTCCTGCTGA
- a CDS encoding MFS transporter, with protein MTSTRPEPAAPESATPPVPSPPVPSPPVSSVPDSGWQGVEGGPGGGRVLALASAVTFLAFLDATVVNVAFPDLRRAFPEVSLARLTWVVSAYAVLFAALLAAAGRLADTLGRRALFLGSTLAFTLTSLAASAAPTAELLVLARALQGAAAAGMIPAALGLVLAHTPPARRAAALGAWSAAGGLAAAVGPTIGGLLVEWWDWRAIFLINVPLGLAVAWAAVRVVPREPRTGRRLPDPVGTTALALGIGGVVAGLSQGAEWGWTDPKVLALVVGGALAGTLALRRSRSHPAPAVDRDLWHDPLFARANIGALLFGAAMYAWLLTGPSYLIERWNFSVLQAAFGVTPGAVLAMAGALVVGRRVPARLQGAAVTVGSLLFAANALLLWGWVGESTSYAQIFLPAGLLGGLGIGVVVTALSTTASAGLPPQRFAAGTGLLMTARQLGGALGVAGTAALLTGSGAGDHWRGVFLLTAFAALGAAVTGATMRLSPPARPKRPGG; from the coding sequence ATGACCTCCACCCGCCCCGAACCCGCCGCGCCCGAGTCGGCCACCCCGCCCGTACCCTCGCCACCCGTACCCTCGCCGCCCGTGTCCTCCGTGCCCGATTCCGGATGGCAAGGGGTCGAGGGCGGCCCCGGGGGCGGGCGGGTGCTCGCGCTTGCCAGTGCCGTCACCTTCCTCGCCTTCCTCGACGCCACCGTCGTCAACGTCGCCTTCCCCGACCTGCGCCGGGCCTTCCCCGAGGTGTCGCTGGCCCGCCTGACCTGGGTCGTCAGCGCCTACGCCGTACTGTTCGCCGCCCTGCTCGCCGCGGCCGGCCGGCTCGCGGACACCCTGGGCCGCCGGGCCCTGTTCCTCGGCTCGACCCTCGCCTTCACCCTGACCTCGCTCGCCGCCAGCGCGGCCCCCACCGCCGAGCTGCTGGTCCTGGCCCGCGCCCTTCAGGGAGCGGCCGCCGCCGGGATGATCCCCGCCGCGCTGGGCCTCGTACTGGCCCACACCCCGCCCGCGCGCCGGGCCGCCGCCCTCGGTGCCTGGTCGGCGGCGGGCGGACTGGCCGCCGCCGTCGGCCCGACCATCGGCGGACTGCTCGTCGAGTGGTGGGACTGGCGTGCGATCTTCCTCATCAACGTCCCGCTCGGCCTGGCCGTCGCCTGGGCCGCCGTCCGCGTCGTCCCCCGGGAACCCCGCACCGGACGCCGGCTCCCCGACCCCGTCGGTACGACGGCGCTCGCCCTCGGCATCGGGGGAGTGGTGGCCGGGCTCTCCCAGGGTGCGGAGTGGGGCTGGACCGATCCGAAGGTGCTCGCCCTGGTCGTCGGCGGCGCCTTGGCGGGCACCCTCGCGCTGCGCCGCTCGCGCAGCCACCCCGCCCCGGCCGTCGACCGCGACCTGTGGCACGACCCGCTCTTCGCCCGCGCCAACATCGGCGCCCTGCTCTTCGGCGCGGCCATGTACGCCTGGCTGCTGACCGGCCCGTCCTACCTCATCGAGCGCTGGAACTTCTCGGTCCTGCAAGCGGCCTTCGGCGTCACGCCGGGCGCCGTCCTCGCCATGGCCGGCGCGCTGGTCGTCGGCCGCCGGGTCCCCGCCCGCCTCCAAGGGGCCGCCGTCACCGTCGGATCGCTGCTCTTCGCCGCCAATGCCCTGCTGCTGTGGGGCTGGGTCGGGGAGTCCACCTCGTACGCCCAGATCTTCCTGCCCGCGGGCCTTCTCGGCGGCCTCGGCATCGGGGTCGTGGTGACCGCGCTGTCCACGACGGCCTCGGCCGGCCTCCCGCCACAGCGCTTCGCGGCCGGTACCGGCCTGCTGATGACGGCCCGCCAGCTCGGCGGCGCGCTCGGCGTCGCCGGGACGGCGGCCCTGCTCACCGGGTCCGGCGCGGGGGACCACTGGCGGGGAGTCTTCCTGCTGACCGCCTTCGCCGCGCTGGGCGCGGCGGTCACGGGCGCCACGATGCGGCTCAGCCCTCCGGCGCGGCCGAAGCGGCCGGGAGGCTGA
- a CDS encoding endonuclease V — MTSAKTPADEAEARAIQDELRDLVVLAETGPPPGEGLIAGVDVAYDDERDLVAAAAVVLDAATLEVVEEATSVGRVSFPYVPGLLAFRELPTVLAALEALTVTPGLVVCDGYGLAHPRRFGLACHLGVVTGLPVIGVAKNPFTFTYEEPGARRGDLSPLRAPDGEVVGRALRTQDGIKPVYVSVGHRVSLDNACAHALALSPRFRIPETTRHADSLCRRALREATA, encoded by the coding sequence ATGACGAGTGCGAAGACTCCGGCCGACGAGGCCGAAGCCAGGGCGATACAGGACGAACTGCGCGACCTGGTCGTCCTGGCCGAAACCGGACCCCCGCCCGGCGAAGGGCTGATCGCCGGTGTCGACGTGGCCTACGACGACGAGCGCGACCTGGTGGCCGCCGCGGCCGTCGTTCTCGACGCCGCCACCCTGGAGGTCGTCGAGGAGGCCACCTCCGTCGGCCGCGTCAGCTTCCCCTACGTGCCCGGGCTGCTCGCCTTCCGTGAGCTGCCGACCGTGCTCGCCGCGCTGGAAGCACTGACGGTCACGCCCGGTCTGGTGGTGTGCGACGGCTACGGGCTGGCCCATCCGCGCCGGTTCGGGCTCGCCTGCCACCTCGGGGTGGTCACCGGGCTGCCGGTCATCGGCGTCGCGAAGAACCCGTTCACCTTCACCTACGAGGAACCGGGTGCCCGGCGCGGGGACCTCTCCCCGCTCCGCGCACCCGACGGCGAGGTCGTCGGGCGGGCGCTGCGCACGCAGGACGGCATCAAGCCCGTGTACGTGTCGGTGGGCCACCGGGTCTCCCTGGACAACGCCTGCGCGCACGCCCTGGCGCTGAGCCCCCGCTTCCGGATCCCGGAGACCACCCGGCACGCCGACTCCCTGTGCCGCCGGGCCCTGCGCGAAGCCACCGCCTGA